Proteins from a single region of Amblyomma americanum isolate KBUSLIRL-KWMA chromosome 10, ASM5285725v1, whole genome shotgun sequence:
- the LOC144106186 gene encoding uncharacterized protein LOC144106186 isoform X2: protein MLGQPKQKSKEEDARKERDRHKTGGGSAQCTVSAQSEQVIAVASHIMTRVGNQTDSDGGIDLPPVASLPVIRLLQPMVDGAGNEEFHYADKGCIG from the exons atgctgggccaacctaaacaaaagtcgaaggaagaggacgcgaggaaagagagagatcgccacaagacag gaggagggtcagctcaatgcactgtgagcgctcaaagtgagcaagtcattgctgttgccagccacataatgaccagggtaggcaaccagactgactctgatggaggcatcgacctgccaccagtggcaagtttgcctgttataagattgttgcagccaatggtggatggagcaggcaatgaagaattccattatgcag ataaaggctgcattggttga
- the LOC144106186 gene encoding uncharacterized protein LOC144106186 isoform X1 yields the protein MLGQPKQKSKEEDARKERDRHKTGGGSAQCTVSAQSEQVIAVASHIMTRVGNQTDSDGGIDLPPVASLPVIRLLQPMVDGAGNEEFHYAEDDWEPPLVDEPQSPAAAVGKSGATPEAIEQESNLFFPAVQPADASSTAAAGCSSATVASGAAAGPTTAEAVATGDAGRAPRGRMALLETSLADENDYRAALLREEHGLRLQLMREDHNSILQERQEKKLLDIQKKNWNWKS from the exons atgctgggccaacctaaacaaaagtcgaaggaagaggacgcgaggaaagagagagatcgccacaagacag gaggagggtcagctcaatgcactgtgagcgctcaaagtgagcaagtcattgctgttgccagccacataatgaccagggtaggcaaccagactgactctgatggaggcatcgacctgccaccagtggcaagtttgcctgttataagattgttgcagccaatggtggatggagcaggcaatgaagaattccattatgcag aagacgactgggaacctccgctcgtggatgagccgcagtcaccagcggctgctgttggtaagagtggggcaactccagaagcaattgagcaggagagcaatctcttttttcctgctgtgcaacctgctgatgcttccagcacagctgcagcaggctgcagcagtgctacagttgcttctggagctgccgctggtcccactactgctgaagcagtggccaccggtgacgctggcagggctccaagagggcggatggcccttttagaaacgtctctggcagatgagaacgactatagagcggccttactgcgcgaagagcatggactgcgtctgcagctgatgcgagaggaccacaacagtattctgcaagagcggcaggagaaaaaactccttgatatccagaaaaaaaattggaattggaaatcttag
- the LOC144106831 gene encoding uncharacterized protein LOC144106831 codes for MCRYQKAHIKTRNVVERTFGVWKRLFPCLDMGLQHKPKQAAVIITAYAALQNFACLMKEPQPPIESAPFQDAPPARTSTTAARRPEHLPPVDAVSDSLSGMQARRVLIQKSFT; via the exons atgtgcag gtaccaaaaagcccacataaagacacggaatgtggtcgaaaggacattcggCGTCTGGAAGCGCCtcttcccttgtctggatatggggctccagcacaagccgaaacaagctgcagtgatcatcacagcgtatgcagccctgcagaactttgcatgtttgatgaaggagccacagcctcctattgaaagcgctcccttccaggacgctccaccggctcgcaccagcacgacagcagcgaggcggccagagcacctgccacctgttgatgctgtcagcgacagcttgtcgggaatgcaggcacgacgggtgctcatccagaagagcttcacatag